Proteins found in one Maridesulfovibrio sp. genomic segment:
- the der gene encoding ribosome biogenesis GTPase Der, translating to MLPTIALIGRPNVGKSTLFNRLLRKKRAITHDMPGITRDRIYAEGHYNGTHYALIDTGGLVMESDNDSEEFQSDIFEQAREAIESAHSLILVVDGRIGLTPLDEQVAAYIRQSNKPILLLVNKVDGAEMEAQATADFHSLGFEIMPVSAEHGFNLLELREKVADMALATGIEYEEDEEAKGLKIAMLGRPNAGKSSMVNALTGEERVIVSDVAGTTRDSVDVTFASGGKMYTFVDTAGVRRRTNITDTIERFSVVRALRSSAKADVTIMVVDALAGITKQDKRLLEYLLREAVPFIITVNKIDLVSKQERTALREGFERALRIAHHVPVVYTSCISKSGLGGILALASKLKAECSIRISTGQLNRIMKEIVEKHQPPVVKRRRAKFKYVTQADEEPPTFIFFINDEKLIKPTYQRFLENRLRKILNVKIAPLNVVFRSTFRAKEDIVHK from the coding sequence ATGCTGCCAACCATCGCACTTATCGGACGACCTAATGTAGGAAAGTCCACATTATTCAACAGGTTGTTGAGAAAAAAAAGGGCTATCACACATGATATGCCCGGTATCACCCGTGACCGTATTTACGCTGAGGGCCACTACAACGGCACTCATTACGCCCTGATCGATACCGGCGGTCTGGTCATGGAAAGTGATAATGATTCTGAAGAGTTTCAGAGTGATATTTTTGAACAGGCCCGTGAAGCTATTGAGTCTGCGCATTCCCTTATTCTTGTTGTTGACGGGCGTATCGGTCTCACTCCGCTTGATGAGCAGGTTGCCGCATATATTCGCCAGAGCAACAAACCTATTCTGCTGCTGGTTAATAAGGTTGACGGTGCCGAGATGGAAGCACAGGCCACTGCTGATTTCCATTCTCTCGGTTTTGAAATAATGCCTGTTTCCGCTGAGCACGGCTTCAATCTTCTGGAACTTCGTGAAAAAGTCGCGGATATGGCCCTTGCCACCGGGATTGAATACGAAGAAGATGAGGAGGCCAAAGGTCTCAAGATCGCAATGCTCGGTCGACCCAATGCCGGTAAGTCCTCCATGGTCAATGCATTGACCGGTGAAGAGCGTGTCATCGTAAGTGACGTGGCCGGAACCACCCGTGACAGCGTGGATGTTACTTTTGCCAGCGGCGGCAAAATGTATACTTTTGTGGACACAGCCGGGGTGCGCCGTCGGACAAACATAACTGATACTATCGAACGGTTCAGCGTTGTGCGTGCTTTAAGAAGCAGTGCCAAGGCAGATGTAACCATCATGGTTGTGGATGCTCTTGCCGGAATTACCAAGCAGGATAAACGTCTGCTGGAATATCTGCTGCGCGAGGCCGTTCCCTTTATCATCACCGTCAACAAGATTGATCTTGTTTCCAAGCAGGAGCGTACCGCTCTGCGTGAAGGCTTTGAAAGAGCCCTGCGTATCGCGCATCATGTCCCTGTTGTGTATACATCATGCATATCCAAATCCGGACTGGGCGGGATTCTTGCTCTTGCCAGCAAGCTTAAGGCTGAGTGTTCGATCCGTATTTCGACTGGGCAGCTGAACCGCATCATGAAGGAAATCGTCGAAAAGCATCAGCCTCCGGTGGTCAAACGCAGAAGGGCGAAGTTTAAGTACGTCACACAAGCGGACGAAGAACCACCTACGTTTATTTTCTTTATCAATGACGAGAAGCTGATTAAGCCGACCTATCAGCGTTTTCTGGAAAACAGGCTCAGGAAGATATTGAACGTGAAGATTGCACCGCTAAACGTTGTTTTCCGGTCTACCTTCAGAGCCAAAGAAGACATAGTTCATAAATAA
- a CDS encoding response regulator transcription factor, giving the protein MINLIKVVIADDHALVREGLSTILKSQPGISVLGMAENGEEAVRLCRRLNPDVALMDLSMPVKSGVQAIQELTGDVRTKFLALTAHVEPDHIYSALDAGACGYVLKTSSSKELVMAIETVMEGKVYLAPDISAEVAKGFLQKERSRSSDSLDSLTEREREILKQILAGYKNREIADLLVISIKTVEKHRSNLMKKLGMRSKAELMAYGEELKNRGIFL; this is encoded by the coding sequence ATGATAAATCTGATTAAAGTTGTTATTGCTGATGATCATGCTCTTGTCAGGGAGGGGTTGAGTACGATCCTTAAGTCCCAGCCCGGAATCAGTGTACTTGGTATGGCTGAAAACGGGGAAGAGGCTGTGCGGCTTTGCAGGAGATTGAATCCGGATGTGGCACTGATGGATTTGTCTATGCCCGTCAAAAGCGGAGTGCAGGCCATTCAGGAACTCACCGGAGATGTCAGGACAAAGTTTCTGGCATTGACCGCTCATGTGGAGCCTGATCATATTTATTCCGCCCTTGATGCAGGGGCCTGTGGCTACGTGCTGAAGACTTCATCCAGTAAAGAACTGGTCATGGCGATAGAAACGGTGATGGAGGGCAAAGTCTATCTCGCACCGGATATATCAGCCGAGGTGGCAAAAGGTTTTTTACAAAAGGAACGAAGCAGGAGCAGTGATAGTCTGGATTCCCTTACCGAGCGTGAGCGTGAAATTTTAAAGCAGATTCTTGCGGGATACAAGAATCGGGAAATTGCCGACCTGCTTGTTATCAGCATCAAGACCGTGGAAAAGCACCGTTCTAATCTGATGAAGAAGCTCGGGATGCGTTCAAAGGCAGAGCTCATGGCCTATGGCGAAGAGTTGAAAAACCGAGGTATTTTTCTTTAA
- a CDS encoding transposase, with product MNVDSWKKEVARMFRYGKSNGTTEGSHRKMKLIQRSA from the coding sequence CTGAACGTTGACAGTTGGAAAAAGGAAGTGGCCCGGATGTTTCGTTACGGCAAAAGCAACGGAACAACTGAAGGATCTCATCGCAAAATGAAGCTCATCCAGAGGTCGGCATAG
- the mtnA gene encoding S-methyl-5-thioribose-1-phosphate isomerase has protein sequence MTEHIQFSAEKDALVLLDQRYLPNREDWFDCKTTDDIVEALVVMVVRGAPAIGVTAAYGCYLAGREVAGSADWKAELEKNLDKIENARPTAVNLRWAVLEMKRVWAESGDVSLDALCDIWLKRAKEIHADDIRMCEDIGKFGGELMDDGDTIMTHCNAGALATAGYGTALGVVRGAVDQGKKVSVIANETRPFLQGARLTAYELHRDGIPVKVACDNACALLMKKGLVQKVVVGADRVAANGDAVNKIGTYGVALLAREFGIPFYVAAPVYTIDPETPTGDDVPIEDRTPTEVTHIGDHRITPEGVEVFNFAFDPTPNELIAGIITEKGVLRPPYTEAIKKLFEED, from the coding sequence ATGACCGAGCATATTCAGTTTTCAGCTGAGAAAGATGCCCTTGTACTTTTGGATCAGCGTTACCTGCCAAATCGTGAGGACTGGTTCGACTGCAAGACCACTGACGATATCGTAGAAGCTCTCGTGGTTATGGTTGTTCGCGGCGCTCCGGCAATCGGTGTGACTGCCGCGTACGGATGTTATCTCGCCGGTCGCGAGGTAGCCGGAAGCGCGGACTGGAAAGCTGAGCTGGAAAAGAACCTTGATAAGATTGAAAATGCGCGCCCCACAGCAGTTAACCTGCGTTGGGCCGTGCTTGAAATGAAACGGGTCTGGGCAGAATCTGGTGATGTTTCCCTTGATGCTCTCTGTGATATCTGGCTGAAGCGGGCAAAAGAAATTCACGCGGACGACATCCGCATGTGTGAAGACATCGGTAAGTTCGGCGGCGAATTGATGGACGATGGCGATACCATTATGACTCACTGTAACGCCGGTGCACTGGCTACCGCCGGTTACGGCACCGCACTGGGAGTTGTGCGCGGCGCGGTTGATCAGGGAAAGAAAGTTTCCGTAATCGCAAACGAAACCCGTCCCTTTCTTCAGGGCGCACGGCTGACCGCTTACGAACTGCACCGTGACGGAATTCCGGTAAAGGTTGCCTGCGATAACGCCTGTGCATTGCTCATGAAAAAAGGTCTTGTCCAGAAAGTTGTGGTCGGTGCTGACCGTGTCGCAGCCAACGGCGATGCCGTGAATAAAATCGGAACCTACGGAGTAGCTCTGCTTGCCCGTGAATTTGGAATTCCGTTCTACGTTGCGGCCCCGGTTTACACCATTGATCCCGAAACTCCCACCGGTGATGACGTCCCTATCGAGGACCGTACACCAACCGAAGTAACTCACATCGGCGATCATCGCATCACTCCAGAAGGCGTGGAAGTCTTTAACTTCGCATTTGACCCGACTCCCAATGAACTCATTGCCGGGATCATCACCGAAAAAGGTGTATTGAGACCTCCATACACTGAGGCGATCAAAAAACTTTTTGAAGAGGATTAG